From Besnoitia besnoiti strain Bb-Ger1 chromosome X, whole genome shotgun sequence, one genomic window encodes:
- a CDS encoding FYVE zinc finger domain-containing protein (encoded by transcript BESB_016040), which produces MPSGLLGLSPPPSSGSGLSDQGGEQRTSFSLPSGDGRHAGESRGAGGEAGRRQASSEATERSGAREKDSKKPRQRGLAPASFATTAESGRGLDEHEGDGRSVDWVPSDEVTHCNHCLGLFSVTKWKHHCRACGKVFCGECSMMRIRLPDLGYFEKVRVCVNCALARSSSHTISLQEDLDVKEQINANFKLALEEKTRQLDGFRAFLLEVEGLLLSGAPAEAGLCFSTGGGRAHDAEASGPGHAAEGGPEGSQDELSLLMRQSERGLRALTERLQQYDSDFEDARLQLLALENERDEQANRARQLEARMHAAQMEIRQLKEVALDRDALRALVEEQKRQLEEQKRQLDGLRQRCVTLESKSAASNATASTARASGCGDSKPSSLTSSGRVEPYTWGSGSDRNRCLGGASLRRGDSSAAARGLWSGEPPEGVSRRPVVVGRTDDFEELAVAFTVADGLNDSNDRYHGSRLQRLWAYCRRCCCRRRRRRYFIGDERSSLCVIQ; this is translated from the exons ATGCCATCGGGGCTGctcggcctctcgccgccaccgtccagcggcagcgggctCTCAGACCAAGGAGGTGAACAGCGCACATCTTTTTCCCTTCCTTCTGGCGACGGGAGGCATgccggcgagagccgcggagccgggggggaggcggggcgaCGTCAGGCGTCCTCCGAAGCGACAGAACGCAGCGGAGCGCGCGAAAAAGAttcgaagaagccgcggcagcgagggctAGCTCCCGCCTCGTTCGCTACCACTgcagagagcggccgcggcctcgatgAACATGAAGGCGACGGCCGAAGTGTCGACTG GGTGCCCAGCGATGAAGTGACGCACTGTAACCACTGCCTGGGGCTGTTCAGCGTCACAAAGTGGAAGCATCATTGTCGAGCTTGCGGAAAG GTCTTTTGCGGAGAGTGCTCCATGATGCGCATTCGCCTTCCAGACCTAGGGTACTTTGAGAAAGTCCGCGTCTGCGTAA ACTGCGCGCTGGCCCGTTCGTCGTCTCACACGATTTCTCTTCAGGAGGATCTCG ACGTCAAGGAGCAGATCAACGCGAACTTCAAGTTGGCACTGGAGGAGAAGACTCGCCAGCTGGACGGCTTccgcgcgtttcttctcgaAGTGGAGGGCCTGCTGCTCTCCGGCGCACCCGCGGAAGCAGGACTCTGCTTCTCAACAGGCGGTGGTCGTGcgcacgacgcggaggcctcgggcCCCGggcacgccgcagagggcgggcCTGAAGGCAG tCAGGACGAACTCTCCCTTCTGATGCGGCAGAGCGAGAGGGGTTTGCGGGCCCTGACGGAACGGCTTCAGCAGTACGACTCCGATTTCGAAGACGC ccgcttgCAACTCCTGGCTCTCGAGAACGAGCGAGATGAGCAAGCGAACCGAGCTCGCCAGCTCGAggcacgcatgcacgcagcGCAGATGGAGATTCGGCAGTTGAAAGAAGTCGCCCTGGATCGCGATGCGCTGCGAGCGCTTGTCGAG GAGCAGAAGCGTCAGCTGGAGGAACAAAAACGGCAGCTTGATGGCCTGCGACAGCGCTGCGTGACCCTTGAAAG CAAGTCAGCTGCGTCGAATGCGACGGCTtcgacggcgcgagcgagcgggTGCGGAGACAGCAAACCCTCCTCCCTCACGTCCTCGGGGCGCGTGGAGCCTTACACGTGGGGCTCCGGCTCCGACCGCAATCGCTGTTTGGGCGGCGCCAGTCTCCGGCGAGGGGactcctcggcggccgcaagGGGCTTGTGGAGCGGGGAGCCGCCAGAGGGCGTGTCGAGGCGTCCGGTCGTCGTTGGAAGGACAGACGACTTCGAAGAGCTCGCAGTGGCGTTCACGGTAGCCGACGGCTTAAAT GATTCTAATGACCGCTACCATGGCTCTCGTTTGCAGAGACTCTGGGCCTACTGTCGGCGATgttgctgcagacgccgaagacgaaggtATTTTATCGGCGATGAACGTTCTTCACTTTGTGTCATTCAGTAG